A single window of Anopheles moucheti chromosome 2, idAnoMoucSN_F20_07, whole genome shotgun sequence DNA harbors:
- the LOC128298295 gene encoding alpha-tocopherol transfer protein-like: MKSIQFANVEEQYRKYAGELRASDVQKLREWVSNQPHLPPVTELELILFLHSNYYDLEAALRTIECYYTFRSSCKNLFGNRNLEAKSIQMAMGVLDLVILPELTPEGYRVMLAKIVDPDASKFSLSTILTFAIMCVDIQLFEEGCNNGSILIIDMDGIHLGHLPKLGIFTLKDLLYFIQEGLPIRLKGLHLANVVPFIDRIMTMIRPFMKKELLEIFHLHTSMQTLFPHIPQHLLPADYGGIARPRKVLRDDLYNRTTECGDFLVNYDMIKRVDESKRIAKQRTMGNLFGLF, encoded by the exons ATGAAATCCATCCAGTTTGCGAACGTCGAGGAGCAGTATCGAAAGTATGCCGGTGAGCTGCGTGCTTCCGATGTTCAGAAGTTGCGTGAATGGGTCAGCAATCAACCGCATTTACCACCGGTCACTGAGTTGGAATTGATTCTATTTCTGCACTCAAATTACTACGATTTGGAAGCGGCACTACGTACGATCGAGTGCTACTATACCTTTCGATCGAGCTGTAAAAACCTGTTCGGGAATAGAAACCTCGAAGCGAAATCGATACAGATGGCCATGGGTGTACT AGATCTTGTCATCCTTCCTGAGTTGACGCCCGAGGGTTATCGTGTCATGCTGGCAAAGATCGTTGATCCGGACGCAAGCAAATTTTCTCTCAGCACCATACTGACCTT TGCGATAATGTGCGTGGATATACAACTCTTTGAAGAAGGATGCAACAATGGTTCAATTCTTATCATCGACATGGACGGTATTCATTTAGGCCACCTGCCAAAGCTCGGTATATTTACGCTCAAGGATCTGCTGTACTTCATCCAAGAGGGGCTCCCAATACGGCTGAAGGGATTACATCTGGCCAACGTGGTACCGTTCATCGATCGCATCATGACCATGATCAGACCGTTCATGAAGAAGGAGTTGTTGGAGATATTTCATTTACACACCAGCATGCAGACACTTTTCCCGCATATCCCACAGCATCTACTACCGGCCGATTATGGAGGTATCGCACGACCTCGCAAAGTACTCAGAG ATGACTTATACAACCGTACCACCGAATGCGGAGATTTTCTGGTCAATTACGATATGATAAAACGCGTAGACGAGAGCAAACGTATCGCGAAACAACGCACAATGGGTAATCTATTTGGGTTGTTCTGA